Proteins encoded by one window of Selenihalanaerobacter shriftii:
- the nuoF gene encoding NADH-quinone oxidoreductase subunit NuoF translates to MDNIPAYKELDVYKKQRRIALANCGRIDPERIEEYIVAGGYEALGKALTEMTSQEVIDEVKEAGLRGRGGGGFPTGLKWQSAHDAEGDKKYIVCNADEGDPGAFMDRSILEGDPHRVLEGMVIAGYAVGSDEGYIYARAEYPLAIKRLKKAIAQAREHGLLGENLFGTDFSFDVHIKAGAGAFVCGEETALMASIEGRRGMPEPRPPYPTEKGLWGNPTNINNVETYANVSTIIEEGAKEFKSVGTENSKGTKVFALAGKINNTGLVEVPMGITMKEVIYDIGGGIPNDKEFKAVQIGGPSGGCLPEEKTDLPIDYDSLVEVGAMMGSGGLIVMDEDTCMVDVARFFLNFTVSESCGKCTPCSEGTKRMLDILERIAEGKGKAEDLDELKNLGETIKDTALCGLGQTAPNPVLSTLNYFKGEYEAHVEDRECPAGVCKSLIEYDITDECTGCTSCVDVCPVDAISGEAKEEHTIDKSECTKCGTCIDVCPVDAIVKG, encoded by the coding sequence ATGGATAATATTCCAGCTTATAAAGAGCTTGACGTTTACAAAAAACAGCGCCGAATAGCATTGGCCAATTGTGGTCGAATCGATCCAGAAAGGATTGAGGAGTATATTGTGGCCGGTGGTTATGAAGCATTAGGTAAAGCATTAACAGAAATGACCTCTCAGGAAGTCATTGATGAAGTTAAAGAAGCTGGCTTGCGTGGCCGTGGTGGTGGAGGTTTTCCAACAGGTCTTAAGTGGCAGTCTGCTCATGATGCTGAAGGTGATAAGAAGTATATTGTATGTAATGCTGATGAAGGAGATCCAGGTGCATTTATGGATCGAAGTATATTAGAAGGAGATCCTCATAGAGTACTTGAAGGTATGGTTATTGCCGGTTATGCAGTTGGTTCTGATGAAGGGTATATTTATGCTAGAGCTGAGTACCCACTAGCCATTAAAAGATTGAAGAAGGCTATTGCTCAAGCACGCGAACATGGTTTATTAGGAGAAAACTTGTTTGGAACGGACTTTAGTTTTGATGTTCATATTAAAGCTGGTGCCGGGGCTTTCGTTTGTGGTGAAGAAACAGCTTTAATGGCTTCCATTGAAGGTAGACGAGGAATGCCAGAACCTAGACCTCCGTATCCAACTGAAAAAGGTTTATGGGGTAACCCTACTAATATCAATAACGTAGAAACTTATGCAAATGTTTCAACGATAATTGAAGAGGGTGCTAAAGAATTTAAGTCAGTTGGAACTGAGAATAGCAAAGGAACTAAAGTATTTGCTCTAGCAGGTAAGATTAATAATACTGGTCTAGTTGAAGTTCCAATGGGAATTACAATGAAAGAGGTCATTTACGATATAGGTGGTGGAATTCCTAATGATAAGGAATTTAAAGCAGTACAGATCGGTGGTCCTTCTGGAGGTTGTCTGCCAGAAGAAAAGACAGACCTACCTATAGATTATGATTCATTAGTTGAAGTTGGAGCAATGATGGGATCAGGTGGATTAATCGTTATGGATGAAGACACTTGTATGGTAGATGTAGCTCGATTCTTCTTAAACTTTACAGTGTCAGAGTCTTGTGGTAAGTGTACTCCTTGTTCTGAAGGTACTAAGAGAATGTTGGATATCCTAGAAAGGATTGCTGAAGGTAAAGGTAAAGCTGAAGATCTAGATGAATTAAAAAATCTAGGTGAAACTATAAAGGATACTGCATTATGTGGTTTAGGTCAAACCGCTCCTAATCCTGTATTGTCAACATTAAATTATTTCAAAGGTGAATATGAAGCGCATGTAGAAGATAGGGAGTGTCCTGCGGGAGTATGTAAGTCATTAATTGAATACGATATTACTGATGAGTGTACTGGTTGTACTAGTTGTGTAGATGTATGTCCAGTAGATGCTATCAGTGGAGAAGCGAAAGAAGAGCATACTATAGATAAGAGTGAGTGTACTAAATGTGGTACTTGTATAGATGTTTGTCCTGTTGATGCGATAGTCAAAGGATAA
- a CDS encoding methyltetrahydrofolate cobalamin methyltransferase: MIIIGERINGMFNDIGEAIKNQDPKPIQEWAVKQLEAGATYLDANVGPAVEDSPEVMKWLVEVIQDEVDAPVALDTTNIDAIEAGLEVHKGTAMINSTTAEQDKLDKLLPLVKEYEAELIGLAMDKSGVPKDSETRTAKAMQIIANADAHGIPMENIFIDPLILPVNVAQEHAPEVLDTIRQVKLLADPAPKTVLGLSNVSQNCNNMKLINRTFMVMAMAAGLDAAIMEANDEGLVDSIATAEILLGNDVYCDSFLNQFRKTS; this comes from the coding sequence ATGATCATAATTGGCGAAAGAATCAATGGAATGTTCAATGATATTGGTGAAGCTATTAAGAATCAAGATCCAAAGCCTATCCAAGAGTGGGCTGTGAAGCAATTAGAAGCAGGAGCAACTTATCTTGATGCTAACGTAGGACCTGCAGTTGAAGATTCACCGGAAGTAATGAAGTGGTTAGTTGAAGTTATTCAGGATGAAGTTGATGCTCCAGTTGCTTTAGATACTACTAATATTGATGCTATTGAAGCAGGCTTAGAAGTACATAAAGGAACTGCTATGATTAATTCTACAACTGCTGAACAAGATAAGTTAGATAAACTTTTACCTTTAGTAAAAGAGTATGAGGCAGAATTAATCGGTTTAGCTATGGATAAATCAGGAGTTCCTAAGGACTCTGAAACTAGAACGGCTAAGGCTATGCAAATTATAGCTAATGCTGATGCTCATGGAATTCCAATGGAGAATATTTTCATTGATCCACTAATTTTACCGGTTAATGTTGCTCAGGAACATGCTCCTGAAGTATTAGACACTATTCGTCAGGTAAAGCTATTGGCTGACCCTGCTCCTAAAACTGTATTAGGATTAAGTAATGTGTCTCAGAATTGTAATAATATGAAGTTAATCAACCGTACTTTCATGGTTATGGCTATGGCAGCTGGATTAGATGCAGCTATTATGGAAGCTAACGATGAAGGATTAGTTGATTCTATTGCAACAGCTGAAATTTTATTAGGTAACGATGTATATTGTGATTCATTCTTAAATCAGTTTAGAAAAACTTCCTAA
- a CDS encoding ASKHA domain-containing protein, with translation MAGYTVSFLPNEIEINCDSGTNLLELAADAGVEIKAVCGGAGSCGKCQVIVKEGKVNKLDQGILSPDKLEQGYVLACKAEVISDVVIEVPPESRLSKHQILLDDDMGDGEYLTEEDLNIDDRVELSPLYQRLELELNEPSLVDNASDLERLYTEINRDRNLPDLKTPLPVLKELASHLREYDWETGVSLAAVNGNYEVAELSAPDDENSDYGIAVDIGTTTLALNLVDLSTGKTVAMEGAYNKQANYGDDVIGRINFVKENDGGLERLHQSIIKSINELIENAATKQGIEHSDIKTAVFAGNTTMAHLFLGIDPNNIRLDPYIPTLNFIPPVRANELGINIKEESWVYCLPGVASFVGGDITSGVLATELSKQDKITLFIDIGTNGELVLGNQDWLMTCSCSAGPAFEGGGIEYGMRAMTGAIELFDIDEETYEMKYSTIDDAPPIGVCGSGLINLIAILNEVGIINRSGKFDSELEHERLRDRDYEKEFVLVPKEEAGIDKDIVITENDIKNLLRSKGAIYAGIRMMLRNMSLTEDFIEQVLVAGGFGNYINLDDAKKIGLLPDLPADKFKFVGNTSLKGAKISLLSKDAFDRVEEIAKKMTYLELSAEDQSQDFMDEFVSAQFIPHTDLSLFPSVTE, from the coding sequence ATGGCAGGATATACTGTAAGTTTTTTGCCAAATGAGATAGAGATAAATTGTGATTCAGGAACTAATTTATTAGAATTAGCAGCAGATGCTGGTGTTGAAATTAAAGCAGTCTGTGGTGGGGCTGGAAGCTGTGGTAAATGCCAGGTTATTGTTAAAGAAGGTAAAGTTAATAAACTTGATCAGGGGATTCTTTCCCCTGACAAGTTAGAACAAGGTTATGTCCTGGCATGTAAAGCAGAAGTAATCAGTGATGTAGTTATAGAAGTTCCACCAGAATCACGACTAAGTAAACATCAGATTCTACTTGATGATGATATGGGAGATGGAGAATACTTAACTGAGGAAGATTTAAATATAGATGATAGGGTAGAATTGTCTCCATTATATCAAAGATTAGAGTTAGAATTAAATGAACCATCATTAGTTGATAATGCTAGTGATTTAGAAAGATTATATACTGAAATTAATCGAGACCGAAATTTACCAGATTTAAAAACACCATTACCTGTTTTAAAAGAACTAGCTTCTCATTTGCGAGAATATGATTGGGAAACAGGAGTTTCTTTAGCAGCAGTTAATGGGAATTATGAGGTTGCTGAATTAAGTGCGCCAGATGATGAGAATTCTGATTATGGAATTGCTGTTGATATTGGAACTACTACTTTGGCTTTAAATTTAGTAGATCTAAGTACTGGTAAGACAGTAGCAATGGAAGGTGCTTATAATAAACAGGCGAATTATGGTGATGATGTAATTGGTAGAATTAATTTTGTTAAAGAAAATGATGGTGGTTTAGAAAGATTACATCAATCTATAATTAAAAGCATTAATGAATTAATAGAAAATGCTGCTACTAAGCAAGGTATAGAACATTCTGATATCAAGACAGCAGTTTTTGCAGGTAATACAACTATGGCTCATCTATTCTTAGGAATTGATCCAAATAATATTAGACTGGATCCATATATTCCAACTTTAAACTTTATTCCACCTGTAAGAGCTAATGAATTAGGCATCAATATTAAAGAAGAATCGTGGGTTTATTGTTTACCAGGGGTAGCTAGTTTTGTAGGTGGAGATATTACATCTGGAGTCTTAGCTACAGAGTTATCTAAACAGGATAAGATTACTTTATTTATTGATATTGGTACTAATGGTGAGTTAGTATTAGGAAATCAGGATTGGTTAATGACTTGTTCTTGTTCAGCCGGCCCTGCATTTGAAGGGGGAGGAATTGAGTATGGTATGAGAGCAATGACTGGTGCTATTGAACTTTTCGATATAGATGAAGAGACTTATGAGATGAAGTATAGTACCATTGATGATGCTCCTCCAATAGGAGTCTGTGGGTCAGGCTTAATAAATCTAATAGCAATATTAAATGAAGTGGGAATTATTAACCGTTCTGGTAAATTCGATTCAGAGTTGGAACATGAAAGGTTAAGAGATAGAGATTATGAAAAAGAATTCGTGTTGGTTCCAAAAGAAGAAGCTGGAATTGATAAGGATATAGTAATTACAGAAAATGATATTAAGAATTTACTAAGATCTAAGGGAGCGATTTATGCTGGTATTAGAATGATGCTTAGAAATATGTCATTAACTGAAGACTTTATTGAACAAGTCTTAGTTGCCGGAGGTTTTGGAAATTATATTAATTTAGATGATGCTAAGAAAATAGGATTACTTCCGGATTTGCCAGCAGATAAATTTAAATTTGTGGGGAATACTTCTTTAAAAGGTGCTAAGATAAGTCTGTTATCGAAAGATGCCTTTGATAGAGTAGAAGAAATTGCTAAGAAAATGACTTACTTAGAGTTAAGTGCTGAAGACCAAAGTCAAGACTTTATGGATGAGTTTGTTTCAGCACAGTTTATTCCACATACCGATTTAAGTCTATTTCCTTCTGTTACAGAGTAA
- the cdhD gene encoding CO dehydrogenase/acetyl-CoA synthase subunit delta produces the protein MAVEMLKEKWSGQVEELTIGATEEDGGTRTSTVTVGGETALPFLHFEGEFPHRPVVAFEINDEEPVDMPESLVEVWGDVWADPVDWAKKAVEEYDAELLALKLDSANPNGEDASGEEVVETVQAVLDAVGVPLIIIGCGDSEKDNEILKAVAEATEGENLLFGIAEEDNYKTIAGACMIHEHSIIAQSPVDVNICKQLNILLTDMGIKENKIVIDPIISGLGYGMEYSYSIMERIRLGALRDDKMLSMPIINFIGEDGWKAKEASASKEEFPSWGEQSVRGPLWETLTAVPLLQAGADLLVIWHPETAENLDKHIAELMEK, from the coding sequence ATGGCAGTAGAAATGTTAAAAGAAAAGTGGAGTGGCCAAGTAGAAGAACTAACTATTGGCGCTACAGAAGAAGATGGAGGAACTAGAACATCTACAGTAACAGTTGGAGGTGAAACTGCACTTCCTTTCCTACATTTTGAAGGTGAATTTCCTCATAGACCAGTTGTGGCGTTTGAAATTAATGATGAAGAACCAGTAGATATGCCAGAATCATTAGTTGAAGTATGGGGTGATGTTTGGGCAGATCCAGTTGATTGGGCTAAGAAAGCTGTTGAAGAGTATGATGCTGAATTACTTGCTCTAAAACTAGACAGTGCTAATCCAAATGGGGAAGATGCTTCTGGTGAAGAAGTAGTTGAGACTGTGCAAGCAGTTTTAGATGCAGTAGGAGTACCATTAATTATCATTGGTTGTGGTGATTCTGAAAAGGATAATGAAATTCTAAAAGCAGTTGCTGAAGCTACTGAGGGTGAGAATTTATTATTTGGAATCGCTGAAGAAGATAATTATAAGACAATTGCTGGAGCTTGTATGATTCATGAACATAGCATTATTGCTCAGTCTCCAGTAGATGTGAATATATGTAAGCAGTTAAATATCTTACTTACTGATATGGGTATTAAAGAGAATAAAATTGTTATTGACCCAATTATCAGTGGTCTAGGTTATGGTATGGAGTATTCTTATTCGATTATGGAAAGAATTCGTTTAGGTGCCCTAAGAGATGATAAGATGTTATCTATGCCGATAATCAACTTTATTGGTGAAGATGGTTGGAAAGCAAAAGAAGCATCAGCATCTAAAGAAGAGTTTCCTAGTTGGGGAGAGCAATCAGTTAGAGGTCCTTTATGGGAAACATTAACTGCAGTACCATTATTACAGGCAGGGGCTGATCTATTAGTAATTTGGCATCCTGAAACTGCAGAAAATCTTGATAAGCATATAGCAGAATTAATGGAAAAGTAA
- the acsB gene encoding acetyl-CoA decarbonylase/synthase complex subunit alpha/beta — protein sequence MSIDVCKAAIEGTIVATSFAELRLNQALNEYGPDTEIAYPDTGYELPVISGLEGTKVTKLGQLPRILNKFKKNLKHEFDFENAKMAGELTAISAEIIEALKYIGDEDPYEDEVYTGFVSDGVLRELGVPLVDGTIPGIALLVGKARSSEEAAELVKDLQGKGILTVLNDQIIEQLIEEDVKIGLDYLTIPLGHFTQVIHVVNFAVRAALAFGGEERGDYEAILTYIRDRIKAFVLVLGDLDEVRIAAGMAANHLGLPVITDQDVQEVPDWFVTEKDYEEAVLLGLELQDIHIEIVDIPVPITVGPAFEGEQIRSDGMYVEFGGQRTPACELVKMREKEEIEDGKVEVIGPDIDDIEDGDKLPLGIMVDVYGRNMEEDFEGVFERRVHYFCNYGEGLWHVGQRDINWVRISKEAVEKGFTIEGIGHILYAKFKSEYPSLIDRLQVRIVTDEDKIDEVLDEARERYTKRDDRMRELTDESVDVFYDCTLCQSFAPDHVCIVTPDRVGLCGAVSWLDAKAAYEIEPTGPNQPVELGECIDEHNGQWTGCNERQYKESSGKIEEVNIYSIIDNPMTSCGCFEAIMAMLPEANGFMIVNREFSDQTPVGMKFSTLAGTVGGGNQTPGFMGIGKSYVSSPKFVKGDGGIRRIVWMPKELKEHLRDDIERRGEELGLDNFYDMIADETVGETVDEILPYLEEKGHPALEMDPLMG from the coding sequence ATGTCTATAGATGTATGTAAAGCAGCGATTGAAGGGACTATAGTTGCTACTAGCTTTGCTGAACTTCGGCTTAATCAGGCACTTAATGAGTATGGTCCAGATACTGAGATAGCTTATCCTGATACTGGATATGAATTGCCTGTTATTTCAGGATTAGAAGGAACAAAGGTAACTAAGCTTGGACAATTACCAAGAATCCTAAATAAATTTAAGAAGAATCTAAAGCATGAATTTGACTTTGAAAATGCTAAAATGGCTGGTGAATTAACAGCTATATCAGCTGAGATTATTGAGGCCTTAAAGTATATTGGAGATGAAGATCCTTACGAAGATGAGGTATACACAGGATTTGTAAGTGATGGTGTATTAAGAGAATTAGGGGTACCTTTAGTAGACGGTACTATTCCTGGTATTGCATTACTTGTTGGTAAAGCTCGTAGCAGTGAAGAGGCTGCTGAGTTAGTTAAGGACTTACAAGGAAAAGGTATTTTAACAGTTCTTAATGACCAAATTATTGAGCAATTAATTGAAGAGGATGTTAAGATCGGTCTTGATTACTTAACTATTCCTTTAGGTCATTTTACTCAGGTAATCCACGTTGTTAACTTTGCTGTAAGAGCAGCATTAGCTTTTGGTGGTGAAGAACGTGGTGACTATGAAGCTATTTTAACTTATATTAGAGATAGAATTAAAGCATTCGTACTTGTTTTAGGCGATCTAGATGAGGTTAGAATTGCAGCTGGAATGGCAGCTAACCATTTAGGATTACCAGTTATCACTGACCAGGATGTACAAGAAGTTCCTGATTGGTTTGTAACTGAAAAGGACTATGAGGAAGCAGTTCTATTAGGACTTGAATTACAGGATATTCATATTGAAATTGTAGATATTCCAGTACCAATTACTGTAGGACCTGCTTTTGAAGGAGAGCAAATCAGAAGTGATGGTATGTATGTTGAGTTCGGTGGACAAAGAACTCCAGCATGTGAGTTAGTAAAGATGAGAGAAAAAGAGGAAATAGAGGATGGAAAAGTAGAAGTAATCGGACCAGACATTGATGATATTGAAGATGGTGACAAGTTACCATTAGGAATCATGGTTGATGTTTATGGTCGAAATATGGAAGAGGATTTTGAAGGTGTATTTGAAAGAAGAGTTCACTACTTCTGCAACTATGGTGAAGGATTATGGCACGTAGGTCAGCGTGACATCAACTGGGTTCGAATTAGTAAAGAAGCTGTAGAGAAAGGATTTACAATTGAGGGTATAGGTCACATCTTATACGCTAAGTTTAAGTCTGAATATCCATCATTAATTGATAGACTTCAAGTAAGAATTGTTACTGATGAAGACAAAATTGATGAAGTATTAGATGAAGCTCGAGAACGTTACACGAAGCGTGACGATAGAATGAGAGAATTAACTGATGAGTCAGTAGATGTATTCTATGACTGTACTTTATGTCAGTCTTTTGCACCAGATCACGTATGTATTGTAACTCCTGACCGAGTTGGATTATGTGGAGCAGTTAGTTGGTTAGATGCTAAAGCCGCTTATGAAATTGAACCAACTGGACCTAACCAGCCTGTTGAATTAGGTGAATGTATAGATGAGCATAATGGGCAATGGACAGGATGTAATGAAAGACAGTATAAGGAATCAAGCGGTAAGATTGAAGAAGTAAATATTTATTCAATCATAGATAATCCAATGACTTCTTGTGGATGTTTTGAGGCAATCATGGCTATGCTTCCAGAAGCAAATGGCTTCATGATTGTAAACCGTGAATTTTCTGATCAAACTCCTGTTGGTATGAAGTTCTCTACTTTAGCTGGTACAGTAGGTGGAGGAAATCAGACTCCAGGATTTATGGGAATCGGTAAATCTTACGTTTCTAGCCCTAAGTTTGTTAAGGGTGATGGTGGTATAAGAAGAATAGTTTGGATGCCGAAAGAATTAAAAGAGCATTTAAGGGATGACATTGAGCGACGTGGTGAAGAACTAGGTCTTGATAACTTCTATGATATGATTGCTGATGAAACTGTAGGAGAGACTGTAGATGAAATCTTGCCATATTTAGAAGAGAAGGGACATCCTGCTTTGGAAATGGATCCACTTATGGGATAA
- a CDS encoding ATP-binding protein, whose protein sequence is MNIAVAGKGGTGKTTFSSLLIRTLINNKARPILAVDADANANLNEALGMDIHTTITKLLTDFKEMKGRPPGGMDKASYVEYQLQSSIVEEKDVDLLVMGGPVGPGCYCYPNDLLKGFIDSLSDGYPYVVMDNEAGLEHLSRRTTQDIDILFVISDASARGIRSAGRVKDIVDNIKLEIDQLYLIITKTPDNALEALGEEIEKTGLEVIGIIPHDPKIAEYDLHGKPLVDLPDDSSAVEAVKEIIEKTVLAD, encoded by the coding sequence ATGAATATAGCAGTAGCGGGAAAAGGTGGAACAGGAAAGACTACATTTAGCTCTTTATTAATTAGAACATTAATTAATAATAAAGCAAGACCAATTTTAGCTGTAGATGCTGATGCAAATGCTAATCTAAATGAAGCATTAGGGATGGATATTCATACTACTATAACTAAACTATTAACAGATTTTAAAGAAATGAAAGGTAGACCGCCTGGAGGAATGGATAAAGCTAGTTATGTGGAATATCAACTACAGAGTTCAATAGTTGAAGAAAAAGATGTAGATTTATTAGTGATGGGAGGACCAGTTGGTCCAGGTTGTTATTGTTACCCAAATGATCTTTTAAAGGGATTTATAGATAGTTTAAGTGATGGTTATCCATATGTAGTGATGGATAATGAAGCAGGATTAGAGCACTTAAGTAGACGTACTACTCAAGATATAGATATCTTGTTTGTCATTAGTGATGCTAGTGCGAGAGGAATCCGTTCTGCTGGTCGAGTTAAAGATATTGTAGATAATATTAAACTTGAAATTGATCAGTTATATTTAATAATTACTAAAACACCTGATAATGCACTTGAAGCATTAGGAGAAGAAATTGAAAAGACTGGTTTAGAAGTGATCGGGATAATTCCTCATGATCCTAAAATTGCTGAATATGATTTACATGGTAAACCATTAGTGGATTTACCAGATGATTCTTCAGCAGTAGAAGCTGTTAAAGAAATCATAGAAAAGACTGTTTTAGCTGATTAA
- the acsC gene encoding acetyl-CoA decarbonylase/synthase complex subunit gamma — protein sequence MGLTGLEIYKKLPQTNCGECGPPTCLAFAMQLAEGKAKLDQCPDVSDEAKQALNAASAPPIETVAMGTGDYEIEVGGETELFRHDKTFFNQPGVAISVSDEEGADDIADKIEKINALTFERVGQVIELGMIAVVNDSDDADTFVEAVKVVAENTERTLILVSQDPAAIEGALAEVADRNPLIYAAVEANYEEMTELAKENECPLAVKGDDLDSLAELTKKVKDLDYDNLVIDSGSRDTAQVLADQTVIRRLSIKKKFRPVGFPTITFTEADTVAEEVMQASTYVSKYAGIVVLSNALELAEVLPLLTVRQNIYTDPRVPVTVEPNKVYEVGEPDETSPVFITTNFSLSYYSVEGDVSGGKLDAYIIPIDTDGTSVLTGWAADKFGGKKIGEIMTEETDIEDRVNHKKVIIPGHVAVISGKLEEASGWDVLVGPRECSGIPSYIASRWEQELGA from the coding sequence ATGGGTTTAACAGGATTAGAAATTTATAAGAAATTACCGCAAACTAATTGTGGTGAATGTGGACCTCCTACTTGTTTAGCTTTTGCTATGCAATTAGCAGAAGGAAAGGCTAAATTAGATCAGTGTCCTGACGTTTCAGATGAGGCAAAGCAGGCTTTAAATGCTGCTTCAGCACCTCCAATTGAAACAGTTGCTATGGGGACTGGTGATTATGAAATAGAGGTAGGTGGAGAGACAGAATTATTTAGACATGATAAGACTTTCTTCAATCAACCAGGGGTTGCAATTTCAGTGAGTGATGAAGAAGGTGCGGATGATATTGCCGATAAGATAGAGAAAATTAATGCTTTAACTTTTGAGAGAGTTGGGCAGGTAATTGAATTAGGTATGATTGCAGTTGTAAATGATTCTGATGATGCTGATACTTTTGTAGAAGCAGTAAAAGTAGTAGCAGAAAATACAGAGAGAACTTTAATTTTAGTTTCTCAGGATCCAGCAGCTATTGAGGGAGCTTTAGCAGAAGTTGCTGATAGAAATCCGTTGATTTATGCTGCAGTAGAAGCTAATTATGAAGAAATGACAGAATTAGCTAAAGAGAATGAATGTCCATTAGCTGTTAAGGGGGATGACCTAGATAGTTTAGCTGAGTTAACTAAGAAGGTAAAAGATTTAGATTATGATAACTTAGTTATTGATTCTGGTTCTAGAGATACAGCTCAAGTATTAGCTGATCAGACAGTAATTAGAAGATTAAGTATTAAGAAGAAATTTAGACCTGTTGGATTCCCAACTATAACATTTACTGAAGCAGATACTGTTGCAGAAGAGGTCATGCAAGCTAGTACTTATGTATCTAAGTATGCTGGTATAGTAGTCTTAAGTAATGCTCTTGAATTAGCTGAAGTATTACCATTATTAACAGTGAGACAGAATATCTATACAGATCCAAGAGTGCCTGTTACAGTTGAACCAAATAAGGTATATGAGGTTGGTGAACCTGATGAGACATCACCAGTATTTATCACTACTAACTTCTCATTATCTTATTATAGTGTAGAAGGAGATGTAAGTGGTGGTAAACTTGATGCTTACATTATCCCAATTGATACAGATGGTACTTCTGTACTTACTGGTTGGGCTGCTGATAAGTTTGGTGGTAAGAAGATTGGTGAAATCATGACTGAGGAAACTGATATTGAAGATAGAGTAAATCATAAAAAGGTTATTATTCCAGGTCATGTAGCAGTAATTAGTGGTAAGTTAGAAGAAGCATCTGGTTGGGATGTTCTTGTAGGACCACGTGAATGTTCTGGAATTCCAAGTTATATTGCCAGTAGATGGGAACAAGAATTAGGAGCATAA
- the nuoE gene encoding NADH-quinone oxidoreductase subunit NuoE translates to MACQCGCSEENNEKYLSPLREILESYEQKAEDLIPVLQDAQEEYGYLPKTVLREIADSLDIFFSEVYGVATFYSQFHLEPRGENVIRVCMGTACHVKGGAQILEAVQNELGIEAGETTEDLEFTVESVACIGACGLAPVIMVNEDTHGRLVPSQISEILAQYK, encoded by the coding sequence ATGGCTTGTCAATGTGGATGTTCAGAGGAGAATAATGAGAAATATCTATCGCCATTAAGAGAGATTTTAGAAAGTTATGAGCAGAAAGCAGAAGATTTAATTCCGGTCTTACAGGATGCTCAGGAAGAGTATGGTTATTTACCTAAGACAGTTTTAAGAGAAATTGCAGATAGTTTAGATATTTTCTTTAGTGAGGTTTATGGAGTAGCTACTTTTTATTCTCAATTTCATTTAGAACCTCGAGGTGAAAATGTTATTAGAGTCTGTATGGGAACTGCTTGTCATGTTAAAGGTGGAGCACAGATTCTAGAAGCTGTACAGAATGAATTAGGTATTGAAGCTGGTGAGACGACAGAAGACCTTGAATTTACTGTAGAGTCAGTAGCCTGTATTGGTGCTTGTGGTTTAGCACCGGTAATTATGGTGAACGAAGATACTCATGGAAGATTAGTGCCTAGTCAAATTTCTGAAATTTTAGCTCAGTATAAATAG
- a CDS encoding (2Fe-2S) ferredoxin domain-containing protein, with amino-acid sequence MESLAKLKESREKFSKELELVSEKPQIIIGFGTCGIAAGARKILTAIETEVEERELDVAVSQTGCIGLCEKEPLVDIKLPGEDRVTYGNLSVDDVEKIIAEHVIEGKVVENLAIARLED; translated from the coding sequence GTGGAATCATTAGCAAAATTGAAAGAATCTAGAGAAAAATTTAGTAAAGAATTAGAGTTGGTCTCTGAAAAACCGCAAATAATTATTGGCTTCGGTACTTGCGGAATTGCTGCAGGAGCTAGAAAAATTTTGACAGCTATTGAGACTGAAGTTGAAGAACGGGAATTAGATGTAGCTGTCAGTCAAACGGGCTGTATAGGTCTGTGCGAAAAAGAACCATTAGTAGATATTAAGTTACCGGGAGAAGATAGAGTTACTTATGGTAATTTAAGTGTTGATGATGTAGAGAAAATTATTGCTGAACATGTTATAGAGGGTAAAGTTGTAGAGAATTTAGCAATTGCGAGGTTAGAAGATTAA